In one Lolium rigidum isolate FL_2022 chromosome 3, APGP_CSIRO_Lrig_0.1, whole genome shotgun sequence genomic region, the following are encoded:
- the LOC124699138 gene encoding protein ALP1-like, with the protein MAPLRGAKRRKKAAAEKKAAMAAAAGHGAPGGDWWDGFCMRMAGTLSSVESHRFESIFKMPRKTFNYVCSLVKDDMMVRASSYTFLDGTVLSLEDRVAVALRRLNSGGSLVTVGASVGVNHSTVSLITWRFVEAVEARAGHHLRWPDSDEMAMIKSKFEKIHGLPNCCGVVDTTHIIMCLSSAEPNCKVWLDQEKNYSMVLQAVIDPDMRFTDIVTGWPGSMKEASILNSSGLFKLCEKGSRLNGSTLKLSSDESEVGEYIIGDTGYPLLPWLLTPYQENDLSDPKLEFNRRHSAARVVALKALARFKDTWKFLQGEMWRPDKHKLPRIIHVCCLLHNITVDMEEDAAMDEARISDDHDANYRQQVCLLADEKAVNVRDKLSEHLNNRSTADKIG; encoded by the exons ATGGCGCCGCTTCGCGGGGCCAAGCGCCGCAAgaaggcggcggcggagaagaaggccgcaatggcggcggcggcggggcacggCGCGCCCGGCGGCGACTGGTGGGACGGCTTCTGCATGCGGATGGCAG GAACTTTATCTTCTGTGGAGTCACACAGATTTGAGTCTATCTTCAAAATGCCAAGAAAAACCTTCAACTATGTATGCAGTTTGGTGAAAGACGATATGATGGTAAGGGCTAGCAGCTATACCTTTCTCGATGGGACGGTGCTTTCGTTGGAAGATCGAGTAGCTGTTGCTCTGAGAAGGTTGAACTCTGGTGGGTCGCTGGTAACTGTAGGAGCCTCTGTCGGTGTGAACCACTCGACCGTGTCACTGATTACTTGGAGGTTTGTTGAAGCTGTGGAGGCGCGAGCAGGCCACCATTTGCGCTGGCCAGACTCTGATGAGATGGCGATGATCAAATCCAAATTCGAGAAGATCCACGGTTTGCCAAACTGCTGCGGTGTTGTAGACACAACTCACATCATAATGTGCCTGTCCTCGGCTGAACCAAACTGTAAGGTCTGGCTTGACCAAGAAAAGAATTACAGCATGGTACTGCAGGCTGTAATTGATCCAGATATGAGATTCACAGATATTGTGACAGGATGGCCAGGTAGCATGAAAGAGGCAAGCATTTTgaacagctcaggtctcttcaagcTGTGTGAGAAGGGTTCACGGTTGAATGGGAGCACTCTGAAGTTATCATCAGATGAATCAGAAGTTGGGGAATACATAATTGGTGATACAGGATACCCTTTGCTTCCCTGGCTGCTCACACCTTACCAAGAAAATGACCTCTCAGATCCCAAATTGGAGTTCAATAGGAGACACTCCGCAGCCAGAGTTGTCGCGTTGAAGGCGCTAGCAAGATTCAAAGACACATGGAAGTTTCTGCAGGGAGAGATGTGGCGCCCCGACAAGCATAAGCTGCCTCGGATAATCCACGTGTGCTGCCTGCTGCATAACATAACGGTAGACATGGAGGAGGATGCAGCCATGGATGAGGCACGGATATCTGATGATCATGATGCGAATTACAGGCAACAGGTGTGCCTGTTAGCAGATGAGAAGGCTGTCAACGTGAGAGACAAACTATCTGAGCATTTGAACAATAGGTCAACAGCTGACAAAATAGGTTAA